A genomic region of Spirochaetota bacterium contains the following coding sequences:
- a CDS encoding YdcF family protein: MNFTMRSYKTIIFLIIAGLCVGAGIYRAAGFISYGKSARPVKADAAIVLGAASYGDKPSPVFRERINHAIWLYRRGFVKKIIFTGARDSRNEPAASAVASRYAAGRGVATGDILCEDRSTTTQENLFGARQLAEKNGLTNFLIVSDPLHMKRSMMLAESLGMAVHPAPTPTTRYRGIGSRLAFLAREVYYYETYLLYRQAERLSPDKL, from the coding sequence ATGAATTTTACCATGCGATCGTATAAAACTATAATATTCCTCATCATCGCGGGCCTGTGCGTGGGCGCCGGAATATACAGGGCAGCTGGTTTTATCTCCTACGGAAAAAGCGCCAGGCCCGTTAAAGCCGATGCCGCCATCGTCCTCGGCGCGGCATCTTATGGAGATAAACCATCGCCGGTGTTCCGGGAGCGCATCAACCACGCCATATGGCTTTACCGCAGGGGCTTCGTGAAGAAAATCATCTTCACCGGAGCCAGGGACAGCCGCAACGAGCCGGCTGCATCAGCGGTCGCATCACGGTACGCCGCGGGCCGCGGCGTGGCCACCGGGGACATCCTCTGTGAAGACCGCTCAACGACCACGCAGGAAAACCTGTTTGGCGCGCGGCAGCTGGCCGAGAAGAACGGCCTGACGAATTTCCTGATCGTCAGCGACCCGCTGCACATGAAGCGCTCCATGATGCTGGCGGAAAGCCTCGGCATGGCTGTCCATCCCGCGCCGACTCCGACTACGCGCTATCGCGGTATCGGCAGCAGGCTGGCCTTTTTGGCGCGGGAGGTCTATTATTACGAGACCTACCTGCTGTACAGACAGGCGGAACGCCTGTCTCCCGACAAGCTGTAA